A segment of the Macrobrachium nipponense isolate FS-2020 chromosome 1, ASM1510439v2, whole genome shotgun sequence genome:
CAGTGTTCCGGTTCCCAGTGCCTGATAATTTCCTGTAGCATTcgttcgtgtatgtatgtatgaagtacTGCATAAGTATACTGTCCAGAGAAGAACCGTCGCGTCGGTCCTCAAAAGCAACAGGATCTGTTATTATCACCCTTCGTCCATTACCCTGATAACAGAGCCATTTGAGCCAGGGGGTGCCAGCCATTGTTATAGCAGGAttctttattgttgtttattgatCCTACGAGGGTGTGTGTACAGTTGACAAATACGCGGAACATCGCTGATGCTCGCCACTTATGCCACTAACATTTTTTATACCATAGCTTCTAGTACTGGTCACTTAAGTAATGAGGTCGTTGTGGATATTAGAACATTCTATTTTTGGTGTGTCACAGATGTTTCATCCATTTTTGCAGACATTTTTGATGTAAAAACCGTTTGAAAGTAAGGGGGTAACGTTGAAAATCATCTTGTATATGAATATGGAAATTGTTTGTGGTACGATTAGTAGAGCCATGAACAAAAAATCTTACACTTAAGTTTGAACTTGATTCTGGTAACTGGAGTTTGTAAGCTTTGTAATCACAATGGCGTTTATAAGAAGTTACCTAGAGAAACAAAGAATAAGTAAATATGAGCGAAACATTGGGCGTTATTGTTCTCATTACTCATTACTTTAGGACCTAATCAAGTTGTTACATTTTTGAGTCTCAAGAAGTAATTTGGAGTTAAATAGTCACATCGCCGATTACTGTAGTCCACTGACATGACATCATTGGAATTACTCATTGATTTTGGCTAATTAAGGAACAATGGATTTCAGCGGAACGTGCCCCTGTCGTTCCGCCTTTCTTGGAATGTGAATCTGAGAACTCAAGAAGTGAAGCGAACATACTAGtgaaattattcatataaatgcGGACATATACTAAGTGTgaaaatgtttgcatatatatataatatatttatgcatgtatagaAGTGTGGGTGTCTTTAACTGGAATTGTATCGGGTTCGAGAGACACTAAATTCCAGAAAAATAGGTCGTCAGCAGGGGAAAACAAGTtcttcagaaaaaagaaaaaattcacacacaaagATAAAAACGCAGGAGTAGGAAACCACAGCTCTTCGACGATAAATTGGAAAGCTTCCAGAGAGAAGTCTTTGGCAGTTATGATAGACGAAGATTTTATCACAAGCTCCTAACCGTCAGTAACCTACGATACGATCACTTATGAAAAGTATTCTGCTCTATATCCCCTTTTCAACCCTTTATCGTCCTAGAGACGTAGATGACCATAGCCTTTTGCTGCGCCAATTGGCAGATATGAGTCAATCCTCTCCTTTCCAGGTCACGTGGCTGGAAAACGGGCAGACTGCGGACGACGGACCAGCATACTGGCTTCCCATAATGCACTGCGACGTCCTCCAACTCCCACTCCAGCGATGTGTATTCGTCTTGATGACCTGATGGCGTTGGTAATTAATTtcgtaaaaaataatttatttttgttttctagcGTATTTATCGCgacctctttctcttccttcagATGGATATATCTGGTTTATTGAAGTTTATTTTGACTGATTGTTAAAAATGCTATAGGTATGCTAGTATGCTTTATGTTTAAAGCCAACGTTCCATTGATTTTATTGCGCGCAAGttgctttttatttaaattttagagAATTATGGAACATACAGAAATACTAAAAATCAATGTACGCTGAATAATTTCATATGacttgatttgtgtgtgtgtatatatatatatatatatatatatatataatatatatatatatatatatatatatatatatatatacatttgatgtCTGGAGTCATTaggagagacaggataaggaatgACTTCATAAGAGGGACGGTGAAAGTTACAGAAGTAAGAAGCTGTAACAGAGTCTATTGCAATGGTTTGGGCATGATATGAGAGGAGCGGAGGATTCTGTATGTCAAAGAACCTTGAACATGGAAGTCTCCGGAACAAGGAGGAGAGGTAGTTcaaaaatgagatggagagacaCAGTGAACAGGGACATGCGGGAGAGGAATAGGAGTGAGGTAATGGTGCATGATCGCACAAGATGGAGAAGACTCAATAGACTGCGGCCCTTATAtggatgggaaaagctgaagataaagaagaagaagatatatatatatatatatatatatatatatatatatatatatatatatatatatatatatatatatatatatatatatatatatatatatatatatatatatatatatatatatatatatataagctaaaatgTTGTTCTATAAACAATCCAAATATTGCTTAAAATATGTATTGTGAAGcttgtgtgcacacacacacacgcacgcatactctttctatatatctatctaaattctatctatctatatacatctttatatatttgtatatatatatatatatatatatatatatttatattaatatatatatatatatatatatatgtgtgttgtgtgtgtgtgtgtgtgtgtttcgattATAAAAACATTCACTCTATCTTAACATTTTCAGAAAAGCTACGAAGCGCACACAAGGGACAATTACCATGGGCTGCCACTACCCGTCCTTAGAAGCAGGCTGGACCACACCCCTACCTCTACCCACCTACTTCTGATAACAACTCAGACGCACAGgaatattttaaatacatatgCTGGATCACAGTATGAGTTTTTGTATTAATTAGAAAATTACTATCGTTAGGTTCCGTCTAAAgattaggtagatatatatatatatatatatatatatatatatatatatatatatatatatagatagatagatagatagataaatagataaatatttagaTAGAATGATACATAAGATGGaaaaatagacagatagataggttgatatataatatgtaagtttTCACTGCCATACTTTCCCAAGCAACTTTGGTAAATGTGATAATATTTTTGCCcttcatttctttttcctttttcatccgGGTCTTCCCATATTCTCCTTGGACTAGAAAGAGATTTTACAATTTATGAAGAATCgaagataaatatgtaattatCTCCAAATGTCTCCTTCTTCTTTATGTAAGGGATATTTCCAGTTGTTATATAAAACTTCAAAGAAAATATGGGGATTACTTAATAGGCTGCTGATTTTAACGCCAAAAACAAATATCAGGAAACATATTTAAGGTTCGTAACTCCCCGAGTAATTAATGCAAacagaatatttttctttgtaattacAAAATGCTGAGTTAAACTACTGGTTTTTAGTAACTGGTTGATTTACCATTCTACACATGTTAAGGGAAggtttttatattacatttagaTATTCCTAAGCAACGCACAACACAAATGACTCGCACATCAGTACAAACTGAGATCCatacacatgtatttatatgtgcACAAGTACACGTGTTCACACACACTAAAACACGcacagagcatatatatatatatatatatatatatatataatatatatatatatatatatatatattatatatatataatatatatatacatataagattatAATGTTAACATATTTGTACATTATGCCAAATTTCACCGAGGGTCtttattattcatgaaaaatattttccaagctccaattcttttttttctcttttgccatTTAAGGTGTTAGTTTCACCCCCTTCAAGAGTCAtagatgttattttttataaactaTTATCTTTCCAAAACACGCATAGGAAGATGACGATATGATCCAGCGCTATAAAAGAAATGGTGTTCCGTGTCATGTTTATGAATTACGGAATGAAAAAACAGTAACTAAATCGATGAATAAGGCGTATAATAAATGACGTCACGTATTTTGGGTACAGTTTCCATGTATACCAATTCTAAAAATCTTAGACTAGATATATCGGAATAATTATTGCATAATGaagaatatgtaaatgaaaaaagagaCTGAATTATTGGAAagaaactactctctctctctctgttagtacCTGACAATTATGTCACATTCTGGCTTGGGCACGGTATGGTTGTCATAGCAGGTAGTAGATGTGTTCTAAATTGGTCAAACTTGTTACATTTCTCCAAAATTGTACTGAATGCAAACGTTCAATAATCATTTAATTCTATCAAATATTTGATGTGTAAGCCCAAGTTGTGTCATGTTACGTAAATTACTGTTCTTGTATCCTCTAGAACCTCCTAAACTTTGTAAGACTTCTCCTGAGAAGAGAAGATCATTGAgtcttgtttttattcttattttctagtGGTGACCCtcattttgtcaaaaaaaaaaaaaaaataaataataatcttattCTTTCTCTTAAAATGATCAGTGGAGTCCCAACTAAAACGTTAGCGTATAACAACTGTAGTAGTAACATAAacgtttttaaagattttttttcttgaatatatctagaagaaaaaataaaatttgttatcAAATTCTCAAGTATTTATCTTCCTTTACGTAGAACTTGTAATTGACTTGATTGCAAATTATTCATGCGATATCATTATATGATTCCTGAAGCTTCCAAACTGAGTATTTCATACATTgcaaaaaaaataggaaataagacATATCAAACGAAATAAGGAACAGCAATAGGAATATTAGTTTAAAAAGTTGGctgtaaaaattcattaaaaataattccgCTGTAAACAATGGTCTCTCACAAAATACACACATTaacatgcgcgcgcgcacacacacacacacacacactcacacacatatatatatatatatatatatatatatatatataatatatatatatatatatatatatatatatatcacaaaatccacgtaagaaggtgagtaaaaaccgggactttgaacaactactttcgtagtttattcaaCATTTTCAAGTTCCCACCGAGTAAAAAAGACGTTGATGgggctttatatataaaaacaaaaggtgAGGGTTGTGAGGGGGTCGGGGTCGCAGTTActgtttgttaatctgggcagcaCTCCTGTTGCACGTGGTTCAATaaacattgtctcctgcagatTACTTTTCCAATGGTTTTGGACTTATAGATTATCTCAGACTTATCCCCAGCTAGCTATAGGGcctgtctttatatatacatatatatatatatatatatatatattatatatatatatatataattatatatgtaggatatatataatataatataaagtagcTATCAGTTTAATTGTCGACGTCGTTTCGCAATACCTCATAGCATCTTCAAGGCTGCaatttacacaaaaataaaaatcctgggtgtgtgtgtatgtgtgtgcgattCTTAGACATATACTtctttattataatgatttttatcatgtttttcttTGGATGTAGTTTGTTCTCTAAAGCTCGAGGATTAGAAGGGGTAAGGAACACTAATGAAGTACAGGAATcctcaatttttttaatttaacggAGATTAGTAAGTTGTGAGGATCaggaaatatattcataaactaAATTATGCaattaatataaagtaatttCAAGTTATAGATTTACTTACGCACAAACAGGCCACACTAAATAGTACTCGCAACGATGTGAAGTCCTACAGAAAATATTCACACAGGAGATAATGTCACTAAAACGCTTCTTTTTCCTTTGTAAAGACttctttacccactaatcacGATCTTGTATCCCATCTAGACTGTAAAGACCTGTGTcaagaccttctttacccactaatcacaatcttgtatctcatctagctaagcagcaaGAATGACATGTATATGTTTGCATATAGAATTTCCTGACCTTACcgccgatatataattcatcaatgtatgtccataatgtcttttgttattaccattttattaactgctaagaaacacaaattcttctcTATCTGTGTGCAAGTCGCGGGACTCGAGGATCGGGCACTGCTATGTATATTGCGTGTCCAGGTAATAAATCAGTAGTACTCAATTCTGTCCCATCgcgacctcacaactggtgacccgaGGAGTGACGGTAACCGGCggttttggctttgccattaaCGGACTCACCTTCCAGAGTGAGCCACAATTCACCCGGCGCTGACACAACATTCCAACCTGACCCTTTTAAGTATACGTCCAGGCCGACAACCATAACTTAGTACTTAGGGTCCCTCTGGAGATGTGGCCCACGAGATTTGTCTCTCTCCGACTGACCTGTACTCTACTGGCCTTGACGGAACCATACGGCGACACAGTTTGGGCTTCTCAAAGCTCCTTCCTCGGAAAATCACCCATGCACTAACAGACTAATTACGGCGTACCTTCCCAGGTACGTTCTGTCGTGTTCGAACAGTTTGGCCCTGTCAATTACGATTCACATTGACCGTATTCAGAAAGTAATtaacatctgtaagaatagatctagatatccgactatttgtccgctatGACAGAGATCCtctattccaacagaattaccagaagggagACATCTgccagaatagatctagatatccgactatttgtctgctttgacagagaacttctatttgaagtcttcatcaagggacagagcatactcgaaggaatagttccttctttctgcagagccagaaGGGAGACATCCGTCAGAATAGATcaagatatccgactatttgtctgctttgacagagatcttctatttgaagtcttcatcaagggacagagcatactcgaaggaagagttccttctttctgcagagccggtcttctagattattccacagAGCCGGTCTCTAGATTATTCCaccagaattaccagaaggaagacatctgtaagaatagatctagatatccaactatttgtccactttgacagagatcttctattagaagtctacaTCAAGGGTCATAGCATACTTGATGGAAccgagttccttctttctgcagagccggtcttctagattattccaacagagttaccagaaggaagacatctgtaagaatagatctagatatccgactttttgtcggctttgacagagatcttctattagaagtcttcatcaaggggcacaGCATACTTGATGGTActgagttccttctttctgcagagctggtcttctagactattccaacagaattaccagaaggaagacatctgtaagaatagatctagatatccaactatttgtccactttgacagagatctcctattagaagtcttcatcaagggacagagcataatcgagggaagagttccttctttctgcagagccggtctcctagattattccaacagaattaccagaaggaagacatctgtgagaatagatctagatatccgactatttgtccactttgacagagatcttctattagaagtctacatcaaggggcatagcatacttGATGGAACCGAGTCACTTTCTGCAGATCTGGTCTTCTAAGTATCCAacgagtttttctttctttctgcagagccggtcttctagattattccaacagagttaccagaaggaagacatctgtaagaatagatctagatatccgactttttgtccactttgacagagatcttttattagaagtcttcatcaatggacagagcatacttgaaggaagagttccttttttctgcaggcggtcttctagattattccaacagaattaccagaaggaagaatCGTCTATTAGAAGTCTACATCAAGGGGCATAACATACTTGATGGAACcgagttccttctttctgaagagctgtcttctagattattccaataaaataaccagaaggaagacatctgtgagaatagatctagatatccgactatttggaCACTTTGACAGAGATTATCTATTAGAAGTCTAcatcaaggggcatagcatacttGATGGAAccgagttccttctttctgcagagctggtcttctagattattccaacagaattacgcAGAAGGGAAACATCTGccagaatagatatagatatcagactatttgttcgctttgacagagatcttctatttgaagtcttcatcaagggacagagcatactcgaaggaagagttccttctttctgcagagccggtcttctatattattccaacaaaattaccagaaggaatacatctgtaagaatagatctagatatccgactatttgcccgctttgctAGAGATCTTCTAattgaagtcttcatcaagggacagagcatactcgaaggaagagttccttctttctgcagagccggtcttctagattattccaacagaattaccagagggGAGACATCTGTCTGAATAGACCTAGATATCGAACTATTTATCTgcattgacagagatcttctatttgaagtcttcatcaagggacagagcataatcGAAGGAAGAGTGCCTTCttttctgcaaagccggtcttctagattattccaacagatttACCAGAAggagacatctgtaagaatagatttTTTCTAGAAATCCGACTattttgtccactttgacagagaaatcttctattagaagtctacaTCTAGGGGCATAGCATATCTTTTGATGGAACcgaagttccttctttctgcagagccggtcttctagatttttCCAATAGAATTACCAGAAGGGAGACATCAGccagaatagatatagatatccgactatttgcccgctttgacagagatcttctattagaagtcttcatcaaggggcatagcatacttGATGGAACTGAGTTCCTtctttttctgcagagccggtcttctagattattccaacagaattaccagaaggaagacatctgtaagaatagatctagatatccgactttttgtccactttgacagagatcttctattagaagtcttcttcaaggggcatagcatacttGATGGAACTGAGTTCCTTCtttttgcagagccggtcttctagattattccaacagaattaccagaaggaagacatgtgtaagaatagatctagatatctaaCTGTTTGCTTTGGGGCTAGCATCTGACGTATCTTCATAAGTCTTCATCAGGGACGAGCATATCGAGGAAGAGTTCTTCTTTCTACGAgcgggtcttctagattatttaacATTACCTgaagaagacatctgtaagaatagaccTAGATATCCGACTTTTTTGTCCGCTTTGAAAGAGATCTTGTATTAAAAGTCTACATCAAGGGTCATAGCATACTTGATGGAACCGAGttccttttttctgcagagccggtcttctagattattccaacagaattaccagaaggaaaacatctgtaagaatagatttagatatccaactttttgtccgctttgacagagatcttctattagaagtcctcatcaaggggcatagcatacttGATGGAAccgagttccttctttctgcagagctggtcttctaaattattctaacagaattaccagaagggagACATCTGCCAGAATAGATCTAcgtagcatactcgaaggaagagttccttctttctgcaaagccgggtcttctagattattccaacagatttACCAGTAGggagacatctgtaagaatagatctagatatccgactatttg
Coding sequences within it:
- the LOC135220144 gene encoding uncharacterized protein LOC135220144 produces the protein MSYIPGYTGHVAGKRADCGRRTSILASHNALRRPPTPTPAMCIRLDDLMALKSYEAHTRDNYHGLPLPVLRSRLDHTPTSTHLLLITTQTHRNILNTYAGSQYEFLY